The following are encoded together in the Salvelinus alpinus chromosome 29, SLU_Salpinus.1, whole genome shotgun sequence genome:
- the LOC139559077 gene encoding protein S100-Z-like isoform X1, with product MFWCAKGFVPTGIILSILVFEVRSPAPDFPATSTHPLTDSAAQRIGYRAAPVYKFSDAIFFSALHDSTLLNRQLHTRERPATMPSELERAMESMITVFHKYAAKEGNGNTLSRRELRDLMENELSGFLKSQKDPATVDKIMKDLDSNGDGEVNFEEFVSLVVGLSIACEQCYQMHKKKMGK from the exons ATGTTCTGGTGCGCGAAGGGTTTTGTACCCACTGGTATTATTTTGTCTATTTTGGTTTTCGAAGTTcgatctcctgcgcctgacttccctgccaccagcacgcaccctcTTACAgattcg GCAGCGCAGCGCATAGGCTACAGGGCGGCGCCTGTCTATAAATTCTCAGACGCAATATTTTTCTCAGCTCTGCACGATTCAACTCTCCTCAATCGCCAACTCCACACTCGTGAACG ACCTGCAACCATGCCATCAGAACTGGAACGAGCAATGGAGTCCATGATCACTGTGTTCCACAAGTATGCTGCTAAGGAGGGCAATGGCAACACTCTGAGCCGCCGTGAGCTAAGGGACCTGATGGAGAACGAGCTCTCTGGCTTCCTCAAG TCTCAGAAGGACCCAGCCACAGTAGACAAGATCATGAAGGATCTGGACTCTAATGGTGATGGAGAGGTGAACTTTGAGGAGTTTGTTTCTCTCGTTGTGGGCCTGTCCATCGCCTGTGAACAGTGCTACCAGATGCACAAGAAGAAGATGGGGAagtga
- the LOC139559077 gene encoding protein S100-A1-like isoform X2 codes for MPSELERAMESMITVFHKYAAKEGNGNTLSRRELRDLMENELSGFLKSQKDPATVDKIMKDLDSNGDGEVNFEEFVSLVVGLSIACEQCYQMHKKKMGK; via the exons ATGCCATCAGAACTGGAACGAGCAATGGAGTCCATGATCACTGTGTTCCACAAGTATGCTGCTAAGGAGGGCAATGGCAACACTCTGAGCCGCCGTGAGCTAAGGGACCTGATGGAGAACGAGCTCTCTGGCTTCCTCAAG TCTCAGAAGGACCCAGCCACAGTAGACAAGATCATGAAGGATCTGGACTCTAATGGTGATGGAGAGGTGAACTTTGAGGAGTTTGTTTCTCTCGTTGTGGGCCTGTCCATCGCCTGTGAACAGTGCTACCAGATGCACAAGAAGAAGATGGGGAagtga